The following proteins are encoded in a genomic region of Flammeovirga pectinis:
- a CDS encoding SusC/RagA family TonB-linked outer membrane protein, producing MRLKATLCWLLSVITISISLAQEKVVSGTVTDGVKPLPGVTVVVKGTRRGAVSDIDGKYKIQLQSDDNTIVFNFIGMRSKEVTVGNQSVIDVAMEENTEELDEVIVTANAIEREKRTLGYSVTSVKGEEVDRVKSTNFLNSLSGKVPGVQISQASSNPGGSTRIVIRGTNSLSGGNQPLIVVDGIPVSNTNISTGSGISGAFDAGNGAGEINPADIASVTVLKGASAAALYGSRAANGAIIITTKKGNIKEGPTVSLSSSFRAESPNRLPSFQNRYAQGYYGKYDKRAENGWGPEINGQVVPAYSYAADTADLPESQWPLQTLKAYPSNVEDFYQTGTLFINSVDVSSATEKGDYRLGFTSMNQKGIVPGAGLDRYTFAVNAGQQLNKVIKSRVGMNYIKSETRGSVSQGGNSPNVLTSIINGIPRTTPLERLYLVDGEQNPIGRFSNSPYWVAEKNGNNVNVNRFFGFGMLEAKATDWLTFRARAGLDYRVDKRFSKSAKGTLGAINGSFVNDDMERTELTTSLMATIQKEFGEKFKLTAIVGHEYNSRVFKRSTLSASELSVTDLYTPANAKNTTSTTDFVEQRLLGAYGDISLTYNNYLTLNLTMRNDWSSTLPKDNRSYFYPSGSLSFVFSEALNLHNDVFSYGKLRLSAAQVGNDTNPYQLDYNYYPRSTYFGQYSTSNNYPFNGQTAYTATNVIPPEGLVPERQNSWEVGTELSFFNGRIGIDLTYYQIETKNQILAVPTPESTGYRSKRVNAGAVQNEGIELLLSFVPIKTGSFEWNSQVNFTRNRNKVTELTEGLEKLQIASGFNGVSVQAVPGKSLELQGVGFKRSDTGEILVDPKTGLRMQGDEQTFGEIQPDFLLGFQNSFTYKGVTLNFLIDWNQGGKMISRTVGDLRYDGFAEETALNREQAFIDRNAYVENGDGTLRQNDIAVTHQDYWQSYSTSGIAEGAVFNKTYIKLREVSLAYTLPPSIIKKTNFLKSVSIGFEARNLWLIYSEIPHIDPETSLFQAASDASGAVEMGSLPSTRSFGGNLKIIF from the coding sequence ATGAGACTAAAAGCAACACTATGTTGGCTACTGTCTGTAATTACGATTTCGATCTCTTTAGCACAAGAGAAAGTAGTATCGGGAACAGTTACAGATGGAGTAAAGCCACTACCTGGAGTAACTGTTGTTGTCAAAGGAACTCGACGAGGAGCGGTTTCAGACATAGATGGTAAGTATAAGATACAGTTACAATCCGATGATAATACAATTGTATTTAATTTTATTGGTATGCGATCCAAAGAAGTAACAGTGGGTAACCAATCGGTTATTGATGTTGCAATGGAAGAAAATACTGAAGAGTTAGATGAAGTTATTGTAACTGCAAACGCCATTGAAAGGGAAAAACGAACCTTAGGGTATTCTGTTACTTCTGTAAAAGGAGAAGAAGTTGATAGAGTGAAATCTACAAACTTCTTGAATTCACTTTCTGGTAAAGTGCCTGGAGTTCAGATATCTCAAGCAAGTTCAAATCCAGGAGGATCTACAAGAATTGTGATTAGAGGTACCAATTCATTAAGTGGAGGTAACCAACCTCTAATTGTTGTGGATGGTATACCAGTTTCTAATACCAACATATCAACAGGAAGTGGTATTTCTGGAGCATTTGATGCTGGTAATGGAGCCGGAGAAATTAATCCAGCAGATATAGCCTCTGTAACGGTATTAAAAGGTGCTTCTGCAGCAGCATTGTATGGTTCAAGAGCTGCAAACGGAGCAATTATTATTACCACCAAAAAAGGAAACATTAAAGAAGGACCAACTGTTAGCTTAAGTTCTAGTTTTAGAGCAGAGAGTCCTAATAGATTACCTTCTTTCCAAAATAGATATGCGCAAGGATATTATGGTAAATACGATAAACGAGCAGAAAATGGATGGGGACCAGAGATAAACGGTCAAGTTGTACCTGCATATAGTTATGCAGCAGATACAGCAGATTTACCAGAAAGTCAGTGGCCATTACAAACATTAAAAGCTTATCCAAGTAATGTAGAAGACTTCTACCAGACGGGTACATTATTTATAAATTCAGTAGATGTTTCTAGTGCTACAGAAAAAGGAGATTATAGATTAGGGTTTACTTCCATGAATCAAAAAGGTATTGTACCTGGAGCTGGGTTAGATAGATATACATTTGCAGTGAATGCAGGACAACAATTAAATAAAGTAATTAAGTCTCGTGTTGGTATGAATTATATCAAATCTGAAACACGAGGTTCTGTATCTCAAGGAGGTAATTCACCAAATGTACTAACATCTATTATTAACGGAATTCCAAGAACAACACCATTAGAACGTTTGTATTTAGTGGATGGGGAACAAAATCCAATAGGTAGATTTTCTAATAGCCCTTATTGGGTAGCAGAAAAAAATGGTAATAATGTAAACGTTAATCGTTTCTTTGGTTTCGGGATGTTAGAAGCAAAAGCTACAGATTGGTTAACATTTAGAGCTAGAGCAGGTCTTGATTATAGAGTAGATAAACGTTTTTCAAAATCTGCAAAAGGAACATTGGGTGCAATTAATGGATCTTTTGTGAATGATGATATGGAAAGAACTGAATTGACAACATCTTTAATGGCTACAATTCAGAAAGAATTTGGAGAGAAGTTTAAATTAACGGCTATAGTTGGACATGAATATAATAGTAGAGTGTTTAAAAGAAGTACCTTATCTGCTTCAGAGCTTTCTGTAACTGATTTGTATACTCCAGCAAATGCTAAAAATACTACTTCTACTACCGACTTTGTTGAACAACGTTTATTAGGTGCTTATGGTGATATATCACTTACATACAATAACTACCTAACTTTAAACTTAACAATGAGAAATGATTGGTCATCAACTTTACCGAAAGATAATAGATCCTATTTCTATCCTTCAGGAAGTTTATCATTTGTATTCTCAGAAGCATTAAACTTACATAATGACGTGTTCTCTTATGGTAAATTAAGATTAAGTGCAGCACAGGTAGGCAATGATACAAACCCATATCAATTAGATTATAATTACTATCCAAGATCAACTTATTTTGGACAATATAGTACCTCTAACAATTATCCTTTTAATGGGCAAACGGCTTATACAGCAACAAATGTAATCCCACCAGAGGGATTGGTACCAGAAAGACAAAATTCTTGGGAGGTAGGAACAGAGTTAAGTTTCTTTAATGGTCGAATTGGAATAGATTTAACGTATTATCAAATAGAAACAAAGAACCAAATCTTAGCAGTACCGACACCAGAATCTACAGGTTATAGATCTAAGAGAGTAAATGCAGGAGCTGTACAAAATGAAGGAATCGAATTATTACTTTCATTTGTACCAATTAAGACGGGTTCTTTTGAGTGGAATTCTCAGGTGAATTTTACTAGAAATAGAAATAAAGTTACCGAACTGACTGAAGGCTTAGAAAAACTTCAAATTGCATCAGGGTTTAATGGAGTGTCAGTTCAAGCAGTACCTGGTAAATCTCTAGAATTGCAAGGAGTAGGTTTTAAAAGATCTGATACTGGAGAAATTTTAGTTGATCCAAAAACGGGTTTAAGAATGCAAGGTGATGAGCAAACTTTTGGAGAAATTCAACCTGATTTCTTATTGGGTTTCCAAAATAGCTTTACCTACAAAGGAGTTACTTTAAACTTTTTGATTGATTGGAATCAAGGTGGTAAGATGATTTCTAGAACTGTTGGTGATTTAAGATACGATGGTTTTGCAGAAGAGACCGCTTTAAATAGAGAGCAAGCATTTATAGATAGAAATGCTTATGTAGAAAACGGTGATGGAACATTAAGACAAAATGATATTGCTGTTACGCATCAGGATTATTGGCAGAGCTATTCTACAAGTGGAATTGCAGAAGGAGCCGTGTTTAATAAAACATATATAAAACTGAGAGAAGTAAGCTTGGCTTATACATTACCACCATCAATTATAAAAAAGACAAACTTCTTAAAGTCAGTTTCAATTGGGTTTGAGGCAAGAAACTTATGGTTAATCTATAGTGAAATTCCTCATATTGACCCAGAGACAAGTTTATTCCAAGCAGCTAGTGATGCGTCTGGAGCTGTAGAAATGGGTAGTTTACCCTCAACAAGAAGTTTTGGAGGAAACCTAAAAATTATTTTTTAA
- the porQ gene encoding type IX secretion system protein PorQ: MKQNSILLFSITLLLLSTSTLYAQLGGAKTYNFLTVPTNARQVGLGGFLTSSGVNDANAMFYNSSLLGDNSVDKVIFNYYDYHTTAGLTTLGYAKKVGKGVVGFGMGYMGYGDFDGFDQNGSYTGTYTANDYWFQGSYTRKVGVFSFAANMKFAASTIESYKSNALMFDMNGSFIHPTKDLVVGLVIKNAGFVMKEYQPNDKSELPFDTQLGISFKPQQMPIRFSVTYHHIHEFDITYTDTSLKGETDAFGNELYTEPSFTDKLSRHFAFGGEFVLGKVINLRAGYNVMRRKEMVTQGVKGLAGMSLGAALKIKKHIDFSYSVAWYHVAGPTNSLSLAVATSGWEKRKKTVIE; encoded by the coding sequence ATGAAGCAGAACTCTATTCTTCTATTCTCAATAACTTTACTTCTTCTAAGTACATCAACTTTATATGCTCAGTTAGGTGGTGCAAAAACATATAATTTTTTGACTGTACCAACAAATGCAAGACAAGTAGGACTTGGTGGTTTTTTAACTTCTTCTGGAGTTAATGATGCAAATGCTATGTTTTATAATTCGTCTCTTTTAGGTGATAACTCTGTAGATAAAGTAATTTTTAATTATTACGATTACCATACAACGGCAGGGCTTACAACATTAGGATACGCTAAGAAAGTAGGTAAAGGAGTAGTAGGTTTTGGAATGGGGTATATGGGGTATGGTGATTTCGATGGATTTGATCAGAACGGTAGTTATACTGGAACTTATACAGCAAATGATTATTGGTTCCAAGGAAGTTATACTAGAAAAGTAGGTGTATTTTCTTTTGCTGCAAATATGAAATTTGCTGCTTCAACTATAGAAAGTTATAAATCAAATGCTTTAATGTTTGATATGAATGGTTCTTTTATCCACCCAACAAAAGATTTAGTTGTTGGTTTGGTGATAAAAAATGCAGGTTTTGTGATGAAAGAATATCAACCTAATGATAAAAGTGAATTACCTTTTGATACACAATTAGGTATTTCCTTTAAACCTCAACAAATGCCTATCCGCTTTTCTGTTACTTATCATCATATACATGAATTTGATATCACTTATACAGATACTTCTTTAAAGGGTGAAACAGATGCTTTTGGTAATGAATTATATACAGAACCTAGTTTTACTGACAAATTGTCACGGCATTTTGCCTTTGGAGGTGAATTTGTATTGGGTAAAGTCATTAATCTTAGGGCAGGTTACAATGTGATGCGCCGTAAAGAAATGGTAACTCAAGGAGTGAAAGGATTAGCAGGGATGTCTTTGGGAGCTGCATTAAAAATCAAAAAACATATTGACTTTAGTTATAGTGTAGCTTGGTATCATGTGGCAGGACCTACCAATAGTTTAAGTTTAGCAGTGGCTACTTCAGGTTGGGAAAAAAGAAAGAAAACAGTGATAGAATAG
- a CDS encoding SusD/RagB family nutrient-binding outer membrane lipoprotein: MDKKIITLLQRGCLALTFLLTFSCDSILDINTDPFAAGDDQIAEQPGLLMTTVITSISSDKVMETNLFNRWSQHYVGAGASVFSEADNYSIPAYPQTNTWSTYYVSALKNASRGEQLALSVGEQNTAAQFKIIQAFAFYHLTLMFEDIPFSESLNTDVLFPKGDTQENVLKGIVQMIDQAIADIDITNNEKISGEDLLFKGDLTRWIKFANSIKIKTLMVLAQKDPTYAKSRLEKAFNDDHVDELAEQVQLDYYDDLTNANQFYKLHYQYAGGQSLFFYASNPFIDLLRGSNDPRIDIFYDRPEGTSEAVPHRGVDPGSRSSFTVTSSLSLHFISATSPDFWVTAAEMRFLRAEAILKGWISGDASDADQYYKEGIILNIIHLNNLATVLDSGRGITQGEFDIYIGGLPDLDNLSDANAIKAVYQQGYIETFNRGMDAWTYVRRTGYPENKPLPVDAVLSSHITRLPYSPSEVSANPNIPKQKALDLPMWFMSSN; this comes from the coding sequence ATGGATAAAAAAATTATAACCCTACTTCAAAGAGGATGTTTGGCGTTGACTTTTCTCCTAACATTTTCTTGTGATAGTATTCTAGATATCAACACAGATCCGTTTGCCGCTGGAGACGATCAGATAGCAGAACAACCAGGCTTATTGATGACAACAGTAATTACAAGTATATCATCTGATAAGGTGATGGAAACTAATTTATTTAATCGTTGGTCTCAGCATTATGTAGGTGCAGGGGCATCTGTTTTTTCAGAAGCTGATAATTATTCAATACCAGCTTATCCTCAAACAAATACGTGGTCAACATATTATGTTTCAGCATTAAAAAATGCGAGTAGAGGTGAGCAGTTAGCACTAAGCGTAGGAGAACAAAATACAGCAGCTCAATTTAAAATTATTCAAGCTTTTGCATTTTATCATCTTACATTAATGTTTGAAGATATTCCATTTTCAGAATCTTTAAATACAGATGTACTATTTCCAAAAGGAGATACTCAAGAGAATGTATTGAAAGGGATTGTTCAAATGATAGATCAAGCAATAGCTGATATAGACATAACTAATAATGAGAAAATAAGTGGAGAAGATTTGCTTTTTAAAGGTGATCTAACAAGATGGATAAAGTTTGCTAATTCAATTAAAATTAAAACATTAATGGTTTTAGCACAGAAAGATCCTACATATGCTAAATCGAGATTAGAAAAAGCATTTAATGATGATCACGTTGATGAGCTAGCTGAACAAGTTCAATTAGATTATTATGATGATCTAACAAATGCGAACCAGTTTTATAAACTTCATTACCAATATGCAGGTGGGCAAAGTTTATTCTTCTATGCATCAAATCCATTTATAGATTTATTAAGGGGGTCTAATGATCCACGTATTGATATATTTTATGATCGTCCAGAGGGAACTTCAGAAGCAGTACCTCATAGAGGTGTAGACCCAGGTTCTCGTTCATCTTTTACAGTTACCTCTTCATTAAGCCTTCATTTTATTTCTGCAACTTCTCCAGATTTTTGGGTCACTGCCGCAGAAATGAGGTTTTTAAGAGCTGAAGCAATCCTTAAAGGTTGGATATCGGGAGATGCATCAGATGCAGACCAATATTACAAGGAAGGAATAATTCTCAATATTATTCATTTAAATAATTTGGCAACAGTGTTGGATTCAGGAAGAGGAATTACACAAGGTGAGTTTGATATCTATATTGGAGGATTACCTGATTTGGATAATCTTTCTGATGCAAATGCCATTAAAGCAGTTTACCAACAAGGGTATATTGAAACTTTTAATAGAGGAATGGATGCTTGGACTTATGTGAGACGAACGGGTTATCCAGAAAATAAGCCTTTACCAGTAGATGCTGTTTTGAGTAGCCATATTACAAGATTACCTTACTCTCCAAGTGAAGTAAGTGCTAATCCTAATATCCCAAAACAAAAAGCACTGGATTTACCAATGTGGTTTATGTCATCTAACTAA
- the hslU gene encoding ATP-dependent protease ATPase subunit HslU, with the protein MLENSKYLTPREIVSELDKYIIGQDDAKKNVSIALRNRWRRMNVKGDLKKEIMPNNILMIGSTGVGKTEIARRLAKVAKAPFVKVEASKFTEVGYVGRDVESMVRDLVEQSVGMIKDLKKALVEEKTVQAVEDVILDALIPPLKSSPTTNATGEYISSDHELNEKTRERFREKLRAGELEDRKIDVTVDKNGGGLGFVGGGAPMDEGSMMNIQEMINGMLPKKTKKRKMTIAEARKILVDQESAKLIDMDEVKDEAVRLAENSGIIFIDEIDKVASGGNKQGADVSREGVQRDLLPIVEGSTVNTKHGMVKTDHILFVAAGAFHVSKPSDLIPELQGRFPIRVELQSLTDKDFRTILRQPKNALTKQYVALLEAEGVKLSFNDDALDEIATIAYEINIEVENIGARRLHTVMSHLLNDLLFDVPDVIGANAQIVVTKEMVHERLSGLVKNRDLSQYIL; encoded by the coding sequence ATGTTAGAGAACTCAAAATATTTAACCCCGAGAGAAATTGTATCAGAATTAGATAAATACATTATTGGTCAAGATGACGCAAAGAAAAATGTATCTATTGCTTTAAGAAACCGTTGGCGTAGAATGAACGTTAAGGGTGATCTTAAAAAAGAAATTATGCCCAATAATATTTTAATGATTGGTTCTACAGGAGTTGGTAAGACGGAAATTGCACGTCGATTAGCTAAAGTAGCAAAAGCACCATTTGTTAAAGTAGAGGCCTCTAAATTTACAGAAGTTGGTTATGTTGGTAGAGATGTAGAAAGCATGGTAAGAGACCTTGTTGAACAATCTGTAGGCATGATTAAAGATTTGAAGAAAGCTTTAGTAGAAGAAAAAACGGTTCAAGCTGTAGAAGATGTTATTCTTGATGCTTTAATACCACCTTTAAAAAGTTCTCCTACAACAAATGCAACAGGTGAATATATTTCTTCTGACCACGAATTAAATGAAAAAACGCGTGAACGTTTTAGAGAGAAATTACGTGCAGGTGAATTAGAAGATAGAAAAATAGATGTTACTGTTGATAAAAATGGTGGCGGACTTGGTTTTGTAGGTGGAGGAGCTCCAATGGATGAGGGTTCTATGATGAACATCCAAGAGATGATCAACGGAATGCTTCCTAAGAAAACTAAGAAAAGAAAAATGACGATTGCAGAAGCACGTAAGATCTTGGTTGATCAAGAAAGTGCTAAGCTAATCGACATGGACGAGGTAAAAGATGAAGCTGTGCGTTTAGCAGAGAACTCTGGTATTATATTTATCGATGAAATTGATAAAGTAGCTAGTGGTGGTAATAAGCAAGGAGCTGATGTATCTAGAGAAGGTGTACAAAGAGATCTTCTTCCAATTGTAGAAGGAAGTACAGTGAATACAAAACATGGTATGGTTAAAACCGATCATATCCTATTTGTAGCAGCAGGAGCATTCCATGTTTCTAAACCGTCTGATTTAATACCAGAGCTTCAAGGTCGTTTTCCAATTAGAGTGGAATTACAAAGCCTTACAGACAAAGATTTTAGGACAATTTTACGTCAGCCAAAGAATGCTTTAACTAAGCAATATGTAGCATTACTAGAGGCAGAAGGTGTGAAATTATCTTTTAATGATGATGCTTTAGATGAAATAGCTACAATTGCCTATGAAATTAATATTGAAGTAGAAAACATTGGAGCAAGAAGATTACATACAGTAATGTCTCATTTATTAAATGATTTATTATTTGATGTTCCTGATGTAATTGGAGCAAATGCACAAATTGTTGTAACTAAAGAAATGGTTCACGAACGTTTATCAGGTTTAGTTAAAAATAGAGATTTGAGCCAGTACATTCTTTAA
- a CDS encoding M16 family metallopeptidase — protein MIIIIKKGMIKYREFTLDNGLKVFVHEDHHIASAVVNIMYDVGSRDEDPNKTGFAHLFEHLMFSGSVNIPSYDAPLQKVGGTNNAFTSPDITNYYITLPSQNLETAFWLESDRMLSLSFDSNALEVQRKVVIEEYKQRYINQPYGDTWHHLRKLAYKDHSYQWPTIGKQISHIEDATMDDVKAFFHKYYVPSNAVMVVAGNVKLEEVKQLAKKWFEPIPSGEKPIRNIPVERIQTAPRKLIIEEKVPIDMLYKVWHMEGRNKPGYYSTDLLSDLLGRGKSSVLHQKLVKEEQVFSGLSAYITGSFDPGLLCMTGKLSDGVTLEEADNKLGTLLKEFCATPISEEDLEKVKNQAEFSMTYGKTEILPRAMSIAYGAILGNPNLINEEEEKLRSVSALEIGNKAKQVLKDDNCSTLFYKAK, from the coding sequence ATGATAATCATTATAAAAAAAGGAATGATAAAATACAGAGAGTTTACTTTAGATAATGGCTTGAAAGTTTTTGTTCATGAAGATCATCATATTGCTTCAGCTGTTGTAAATATAATGTATGATGTAGGTTCTAGAGATGAAGACCCCAATAAAACAGGATTTGCCCATTTATTTGAACATTTAATGTTTAGTGGATCTGTAAATATTCCCTCTTATGATGCCCCTCTTCAAAAAGTTGGAGGTACAAATAATGCTTTTACATCTCCCGATATTACTAATTATTATATCACTCTTCCTTCTCAAAATCTAGAGACTGCTTTTTGGTTAGAATCAGATAGAATGTTAAGCTTATCCTTTGATTCCAATGCCTTAGAAGTTCAAAGAAAAGTTGTAATAGAAGAATATAAGCAAAGATATATCAATCAACCTTATGGAGATACTTGGCATCATCTTAGAAAATTAGCTTATAAAGATCATTCTTACCAATGGCCTACAATAGGTAAACAAATCAGCCATATAGAAGATGCCACAATGGATGATGTGAAGGCATTCTTTCATAAATATTATGTTCCTTCTAATGCAGTAATGGTTGTTGCAGGTAATGTAAAACTAGAGGAAGTAAAACAATTGGCTAAAAAATGGTTTGAGCCTATTCCTAGTGGTGAAAAACCAATAAGAAATATACCCGTTGAACGTATTCAGACTGCTCCAAGAAAGTTAATTATAGAAGAGAAAGTTCCTATTGATATGTTATATAAAGTATGGCATATGGAGGGAAGAAATAAACCAGGGTACTATTCTACAGATTTATTGAGTGATTTATTAGGTAGAGGAAAATCTTCTGTTCTTCATCAGAAATTAGTAAAAGAAGAACAAGTATTCTCTGGGTTATCAGCATATATAACAGGTTCTTTTGATCCTGGTTTATTGTGTATGACAGGAAAATTATCTGATGGAGTCACTTTGGAAGAAGCTGATAATAAATTAGGAACACTTTTAAAAGAGTTTTGTGCTACACCAATCTCTGAAGAAGATCTAGAAAAAGTAAAAAATCAAGCGGAGTTTTCTATGACGTATGGTAAAACAGAAATTTTACCACGAGCAATGTCTATTGCCTATGGAGCAATTTTAGGAAACCCCAATTTAATAAATGAAGAAGAGGAAAAATTAAGAAGTGTTTCTGCTTTAGAAATTGGTAATAAAGCAAAGCAAGTTTTAAAAGATGATAATTGCTCAACTTTATTTTATAAAGCAAAATAA